A stretch of the Anaerobaca lacustris genome encodes the following:
- the lysS gene encoding lysine--tRNA ligase, with protein MTSQTDTDKFEQQRQEKIEKLEALGIDPYGSRYEPVEPAESIKARFQDEQEGQQARCAGRIVLFRDIGKLIFITLRDRSGTIQVGLSKSIVKDQWPLAKLLDLGDIIGAAGQLGRTRTGEITVWVEENGLTFLSKCLSQPPEKFHGLADIDQRYRQRYVDLWANPEVMERFKKRSAIIATIRQFLEARGFLEVETPMMQAIAGGAAAKPFITHHNSLDLDLYLRISPELFLKRLLVGGLERVFEINRSFRNEGLSRRHNPEFTMIEVYQAYGDYNVMMDLTEELIGSCVAAHCTDATVKFGDFDINLTRPWRRVRYADLLKEHSGCDIDDIDAVRHKARALELNESAMDDAVVVNEVFEATVEDALIDPTFVLDYPAVLCPLTKRSKTDPRYAERFELFIAGMELANAYTELNDPARQYENFLVQLKGQEDTMATMDTDFIKALKYGMPPAGGLGIGIDRLVMILTGATTIRDVILFPHLKPVDAPTAG; from the coding sequence TTGACGAGTCAAACCGATACAGACAAGTTCGAGCAGCAACGACAGGAGAAGATCGAGAAGCTTGAGGCCCTGGGGATCGACCCCTACGGGTCGCGGTACGAGCCGGTCGAGCCGGCCGAGTCGATCAAGGCGCGATTCCAGGACGAACAGGAAGGCCAGCAGGCGCGCTGTGCCGGGCGGATCGTCTTGTTCCGCGATATCGGCAAACTGATCTTCATCACCCTGCGGGACCGTAGCGGCACCATCCAGGTCGGACTCAGCAAGAGCATCGTGAAAGACCAGTGGCCGCTGGCCAAGCTGCTTGACCTGGGCGACATCATCGGTGCCGCCGGCCAGCTCGGAAGGACCCGCACGGGCGAGATCACCGTCTGGGTCGAAGAAAACGGCCTGACGTTCCTGAGCAAGTGTCTTTCGCAACCGCCGGAGAAGTTCCACGGTCTGGCCGACATCGACCAGCGGTATCGCCAGCGATATGTGGACCTGTGGGCCAACCCGGAGGTCATGGAGCGGTTCAAGAAACGAAGCGCCATCATTGCCACCATCCGTCAGTTCCTCGAAGCCAGGGGCTTTCTCGAAGTGGAGACGCCCATGATGCAGGCTATCGCCGGCGGGGCGGCCGCCAAGCCGTTCATCACGCATCACAACAGTCTCGACCTCGATCTGTACCTTCGGATCTCGCCCGAGCTGTTCCTCAAGCGCCTGCTCGTCGGCGGGCTGGAGCGGGTCTTCGAGATCAATCGCAGTTTTCGCAATGAAGGACTCAGCCGGCGGCACAATCCCGAATTCACCATGATCGAGGTCTATCAGGCGTACGGCGACTACAACGTCATGATGGACCTGACCGAGGAACTCATCGGGTCATGCGTGGCCGCTCACTGTACCGACGCCACCGTCAAGTTCGGTGATTTCGACATCAATCTGACCCGGCCCTGGCGACGAGTCCGGTACGCCGATCTGCTCAAGGAGCACAGCGGCTGCGACATCGACGATATCGACGCCGTCCGTCACAAGGCCCGCGCGCTGGAGCTGAACGAATCCGCGATGGACGATGCCGTCGTGGTCAACGAGGTGTTCGAGGCGACTGTCGAGGATGCATTGATCGATCCGACATTCGTCCTGGACTACCCGGCGGTTCTCTGCCCGCTCACGAAGCGCAGCAAGACCGATCCGCGGTACGCCGAGCGCTTCGAGCTGTTCATTGCCGGCATGGAGTTGGCCAACGCCTATACCGAGCTGAACGATCCCGCCCGGCAATATGAGAATTTCCTGGTGCAGCTCAAAGGCCAGGAGGATACGATGGCCACGATGGACACCGATTTCATCAAGGCCCTGAAGTATGGCATGCCGCCGGCCGGCGGGCTGGGGATTGGAATCGACCGGCTGGTGATGATTCTGACGGGTGCGACGACGATTCGCGACGTGATCCTGTTCCCGCACCTGAAGCCGGTGGACGCGCCGACGGCGGGCTGA
- a CDS encoding ABC transporter permease: protein MYKLKLIVRYLLKQRITHFAVLTVALCVFIVVVVMTVMSGLVGQFKQKNHDFVGDCVVGTKSLVGFPYYEELMADLERLDGIEAVSPVVKNYALLRPQYDREQYVELLGLDPVRHSRVTNFAQTLGYHADDPAKAFVPVYEPNALGCVLGIDLVLWRDARSQYTHDASPRRAAFSLTCFPLNARGAPAMAGTTIVSNQQFYYSDNSHSGIARVDGSTVYIPLEQAQSLCMAGQHKRVSAVHIKFRPGVDLRAGVEQVRGLWGQFKQKRVDAPDGRLLETVTVESWKEYRRAFIAPMEKEETLMSVMFGFVGVTAVFIVFVVFYMIVSHKTKDIGVLKSVGASSASVMGLFSGFAFVVGLLGSVAGIAGGWLFLARINRIEEWLYQRFGFQLWDRTIYAIGEIPHDVQMHTLAVIALFAIVACLIGALVPACNAARLRPVETLHGGRM, encoded by the coding sequence ATGTATAAGCTCAAGCTGATAGTCCGATATCTGCTCAAGCAGCGAATCACGCATTTTGCGGTGTTGACGGTTGCGCTGTGCGTATTCATCGTCGTCGTGGTGATGACGGTGATGAGCGGCCTGGTCGGGCAGTTCAAGCAGAAGAACCACGATTTCGTCGGCGATTGCGTCGTCGGCACCAAGTCGCTCGTCGGGTTCCCCTACTACGAAGAGTTGATGGCCGATCTCGAACGGCTCGACGGCATCGAGGCCGTCTCGCCCGTGGTCAAGAACTACGCGCTGCTTCGCCCGCAGTATGATCGGGAGCAGTACGTCGAGTTGCTCGGCCTCGATCCGGTCCGGCATAGCCGGGTCACGAACTTCGCACAGACCCTCGGCTACCATGCCGACGACCCGGCCAAGGCCTTCGTCCCCGTCTATGAGCCGAACGCCTTGGGATGCGTCCTTGGGATCGACCTGGTTCTGTGGCGGGACGCCCGCAGCCAGTACACCCATGACGCCAGCCCGCGCAGGGCCGCCTTCTCGCTGACGTGCTTTCCCCTCAACGCCCGAGGCGCGCCGGCCATGGCCGGAACGACCATCGTGAGCAATCAGCAGTTCTACTACAGCGACAATTCACATAGCGGCATCGCCCGCGTCGATGGTTCCACGGTCTACATCCCGTTGGAGCAGGCGCAGTCGCTCTGCATGGCCGGGCAGCACAAGAGAGTCAGCGCCGTCCACATCAAGTTTCGACCCGGCGTCGACCTGCGTGCCGGCGTCGAGCAGGTGCGCGGGCTGTGGGGTCAGTTCAAACAGAAGCGAGTCGATGCCCCCGACGGCCGGCTCCTGGAGACGGTGACGGTCGAGAGCTGGAAGGAATATCGCCGGGCCTTCATCGCCCCGATGGAGAAGGAAGAGACGCTGATGAGCGTCATGTTCGGCTTTGTCGGGGTCACGGCGGTGTTCATCGTGTTCGTCGTCTTCTATATGATCGTCAGCCACAAGACCAAGGACATCGGCGTGCTCAAGAGCGTTGGCGCCTCCAGCGCCAGTGTGATGGGGCTGTTTTCGGGCTTTGCCTTCGTGGTGGGCCTGCTGGGATCGGTGGCGGGTATCGCGGGCGGCTGGCTGTTTCTCGCCAGGATCAACCGCATCGAAGAGTGGCTCTATCAGCGGTTCGGATTCCAGCTCTGGGACCGGACCATCTATGCGATCGGCGAAATCCCCCACGATGTGCAAATGCACACGCTGGCGGTCATCGCTCTCTTCGCGATCGTGGCCTGTCTGATCGGCGCGCTGGTCCCTGCCTGTAATGCGGCGCGGTTGCGGCCGGTCGAGACGCTTCACGGCGGTCGAATGTGA
- a CDS encoding S41 family peptidase, protein MAFSSWFGGHSCSAQSARSLSSAATKEGKAATEGSAQVDLISEACRRIYQGLFDEADGLIQKAKASNGRQAEQLERIVQEHEHISQRRQAARAEAYAEQLRKLEELKAVVDLSRIDPPPVAELDEDALLLADDEPNEPNNVTDILAVLVKATEFATEPQKAALLVDPFVQKVLQVSVDRSVILEAEGKWLDAYAGYYYWLKAIDPNNRGYSEHAEELLDKAGIAGSFRDSPCETRKERFDGIEERMFERAMDALSLHYVNSIDYVRMATEAITRCDHLAQVLVIASVRDPNADGSYPAPTPEKVTAWSVALMGLREEVEARAQGFGKDDFLAVLKKALALNDATVQLPRRPLVAHFSEAALKTLDPYTVMVWPRQVQDFEKMMMNEFSGIGIEISKPRGLLTIASLLPDTPAYRAGLDAGDVIEAVDGLPTKDMSLTCAVKKITGPRGTTVTLAVKRPAEDRAEEITITRDRIIVPTIRGWQRTEAGMWLYVVDPIHQIGYVRITSFSGETVGDFERVLRELESQGLKGLIVDLRFNTGGLLDSAVKVVDKFIQEGLIVRTQPKVGMIPSYEYAHRRGTHPNYPLVILINSSSASASEIVAGALADARHGRAVLVGSRTHGKGSVQGITHYPGGGAQLKYTMAYYHLPSGQRVKSREAVEREGGKDWGVGPNVEMELDSNELRAMIEVQRDNDVLVQAARDEHGDSYKKRTLEETLEADPQLAVGLLVVKTRLIEADALVAN, encoded by the coding sequence TTGGCCTTCTCCAGTTGGTTTGGAGGCCACAGTTGCTCGGCGCAGTCCGCTCGCTCGCTTTCGAGCGCTGCAACCAAAGAGGGCAAGGCCGCTACCGAGGGTTCCGCACAGGTCGATCTCATAAGCGAAGCCTGCCGCAGGATCTATCAGGGCCTGTTCGACGAGGCCGATGGCCTGATCCAGAAGGCCAAGGCCTCCAACGGTCGGCAGGCCGAGCAGCTTGAGCGCATTGTCCAGGAACACGAGCACATCAGCCAACGGCGGCAGGCCGCCCGCGCCGAGGCATACGCCGAGCAATTGCGCAAGCTCGAAGAGCTCAAGGCCGTGGTAGACCTGTCACGAATCGATCCCCCGCCCGTGGCCGAGCTCGATGAAGACGCGCTGCTGCTGGCCGACGACGAGCCCAACGAGCCCAACAACGTCACGGACATTCTGGCGGTGCTCGTCAAAGCCACAGAGTTCGCCACCGAGCCGCAGAAGGCGGCATTGCTGGTCGATCCATTCGTCCAGAAGGTTCTTCAGGTCAGTGTGGACCGCAGCGTGATTCTCGAGGCCGAGGGCAAGTGGCTCGACGCCTATGCAGGTTACTACTACTGGCTGAAGGCCATCGACCCGAACAATCGCGGGTATTCCGAGCATGCCGAAGAGCTTCTCGACAAGGCTGGTATTGCCGGTTCGTTCCGGGACAGCCCGTGCGAGACGCGCAAGGAGCGGTTCGACGGGATCGAGGAGCGGATGTTCGAGCGGGCCATGGATGCGCTGAGCCTGCATTATGTCAACAGCATCGATTACGTCCGGATGGCGACCGAGGCCATCACGCGCTGCGATCACCTGGCCCAGGTGCTGGTGATCGCCAGCGTGCGGGACCCAAACGCCGACGGGTCTTATCCGGCGCCGACACCCGAGAAGGTTACGGCCTGGTCTGTGGCGCTGATGGGGCTGCGCGAGGAGGTCGAGGCGCGCGCGCAGGGCTTTGGCAAGGACGACTTTCTGGCCGTCCTCAAGAAGGCCCTGGCGTTGAACGACGCGACGGTGCAACTGCCCCGGCGTCCGCTCGTCGCCCATTTCTCGGAAGCGGCGCTGAAGACGCTCGATCCCTATACCGTCATGGTCTGGCCGCGACAGGTGCAGGATTTCGAGAAGATGATGATGAACGAGTTCTCGGGCATCGGGATCGAGATCTCCAAGCCGCGGGGGTTGCTGACCATTGCCAGTCTGCTGCCGGACACGCCCGCCTACCGCGCGGGTCTGGATGCCGGCGATGTGATTGAGGCCGTCGATGGCCTGCCCACGAAGGACATGAGTCTGACGTGTGCCGTCAAGAAGATCACCGGCCCAAGGGGAACGACTGTGACCCTGGCGGTCAAGAGGCCGGCCGAAGACAGGGCCGAGGAGATCACGATCACGCGGGACCGCATCATCGTGCCCACCATTCGTGGCTGGCAGAGAACCGAGGCCGGGATGTGGCTGTACGTGGTCGATCCAATCCATCAGATCGGTTATGTGCGTATCACCAGCTTTTCCGGGGAGACCGTCGGCGACTTCGAACGTGTTTTGCGCGAGCTCGAATCGCAAGGGCTCAAAGGCCTGATCGTCGATCTGCGTTTCAACACGGGCGGGCTGCTCGACAGCGCCGTCAAGGTGGTCGACAAGTTCATCCAGGAAGGACTGATCGTTCGAACGCAGCCGAAGGTCGGGATGATCCCCAGCTACGAGTATGCCCATCGACGAGGGACGCACCCGAACTATCCGCTGGTGATTCTCATCAACTCCAGCAGCGCCAGCGCCTCGGAGATCGTGGCCGGCGCGCTGGCCGACGCCAGGCACGGGCGGGCTGTTCTCGTGGGCAGCCGAACCCACGGCAAGGGGAGCGTGCAGGGCATCACGCACTATCCCGGCGGCGGCGCACAGTTGAAGTACACCATGGCCTACTATCACCTTCCGAGCGGACAACGCGTCAAGAGTCGCGAGGCGGTCGAGAGAGAAGGGGGCAAGGATTGGGGGGTCGGGCCGAACGTGGAGATGGAACTCGACAGCAACGAGTTGAGGGCCATGATCGAAGTGCAGAGGGACAACGACGTTCTCGTCCAGGCGGCCCGTGACGAGCATGGCGATTCCTACAAGAAGCGCACGCTGGAAGAGACGCTCGAAGCCGATCCGCAACTGGCGGTGGGCCTGTTGGTCGTCAAGACCAGACTGATCGAGGCCGATGCGCTGGTGGCGAACTGA
- a CDS encoding ABC transporter permease, whose product MLKLFLWLRYLRKRRIIFLSIAAVALSVSLLIVVASLFTGFINAFERSAVEMLGDVVIAPPPGVPIHRYPLLVERLEQTDIVEAATGTLYSQGLLNVGIGNVRPVSIWGIEAVARARVTGFKDALLRQRPLPGEPSFEVPEMPDADGGFVGIGVVAEADPNTDEYDQTAVLEEMLGQRVVLTTGTMDATDDSDRTPRRKLLPFHIADIVFTGVHDLDTGFVYVPIETLADVLYPGQDAPATTINIKLKPGTDPALAVAQIRGLWDVFAERQLGWSEYWRKTATEIVTAREMQRRYVEEIRKQMGVLLLIFGVVSFTVVVLVFCIFYMIVRLKQRDIAILKSCGAASVSVAWIFLGFGMTVGVVGAAIGAVGGYAITKNINAVEEAIRVLFGLKLWSSSVYMFARIPNEVDWASALPIVALAIGAAAIGALTPAIVAALTRPVEVLRYE is encoded by the coding sequence ATGCTGAAACTATTCCTCTGGCTGAGGTATCTTCGAAAGCGGCGGATCATCTTCTTGAGCATCGCCGCCGTGGCGCTGTCGGTCTCGCTGCTGATCGTGGTGGCCAGTCTGTTCACCGGCTTCATCAACGCCTTCGAGCGAAGCGCCGTCGAGATGCTCGGCGACGTGGTGATCGCGCCGCCGCCGGGCGTGCCCATCCATAGATACCCTTTGCTCGTTGAGCGGCTCGAACAGACTGACATCGTTGAGGCCGCCACCGGCACGCTGTACAGCCAGGGGCTGCTGAACGTCGGGATCGGAAACGTGCGGCCGGTCAGCATCTGGGGGATCGAGGCAGTCGCGCGGGCCCGCGTCACCGGGTTCAAGGATGCGCTGCTTCGCCAAAGGCCGCTGCCGGGCGAACCTTCGTTCGAAGTGCCGGAGATGCCGGATGCCGACGGAGGGTTCGTTGGGATCGGTGTCGTTGCCGAGGCCGACCCGAACACCGACGAATACGATCAAACCGCCGTCCTTGAGGAGATGCTCGGCCAGCGCGTGGTCCTCACCACGGGAACCATGGACGCAACCGACGATTCCGACCGGACGCCCAGGCGGAAGCTGTTGCCATTTCACATTGCCGACATTGTCTTCACGGGGGTACACGATCTCGACACCGGCTTCGTCTATGTCCCGATCGAGACCCTGGCGGATGTGCTTTATCCCGGTCAGGACGCTCCGGCCACGACGATCAACATCAAGCTCAAGCCCGGGACGGACCCCGCGCTGGCGGTAGCTCAGATTCGCGGCCTGTGGGACGTGTTCGCCGAGCGGCAGCTTGGCTGGAGTGAGTATTGGAGAAAGACGGCGACCGAGATCGTCACGGCGCGCGAGATGCAGCGCCGCTACGTCGAGGAGATCCGCAAGCAGATGGGCGTGCTCCTGCTGATCTTCGGTGTGGTCAGCTTCACGGTGGTGGTGCTGGTCTTCTGCATCTTCTACATGATCGTCCGGCTCAAGCAGCGCGACATCGCCATCCTCAAGAGCTGCGGCGCCGCCAGCGTCTCGGTGGCCTGGATCTTTCTCGGTTTCGGCATGACCGTCGGGGTCGTGGGGGCCGCCATCGGGGCCGTCGGCGGCTACGCGATCACGAAGAACATCAACGCCGTGGAAGAGGCGATCCGCGTGCTCTTCGGCCTGAAGCTGTGGAGCAGCAGCGTGTATATGTTCGCGCGAATCCCGAACGAGGTGGACTGGGCGTCGGCTCTGCCGATTGTCGCACTGGCAATTGGGGCCGCCGCGATCGGGGCCCTGACGCCCGCCATCGTTGCGGCGTTGACGCGACCGGTGGAGGTCTTGCGATATGAGTGA